The genomic segment GTCAGAGCCCAACTCGCGTGGGCGGCGGCAGCCAAGGTCTAGGGGTTTGAATTACTGTGGGTTGCGGCTTGTGGCCTGGAGGGCGCCGGAGAGTGCCGGAATCTGGGCACCGTGGCCCACCCTAGCGCTCGGGacgctgaggcaggtggattaccGCGAGTTCGAGGCCGTGGAGTGCGCGCTACAGACGCATAAAATAAGCTAGGGTACAGAGCCGGGGGAGGAAGGTGGGAACAAAAGGAGGAGAGGCTTTGGACGCTGTCTGTCCGTCAGCAGCTGTGAACCACGTCTGACTCAAAGAGAAGACTTTTGAGTCCTTGGTTCCAGAGGTGCGAGCCCCGGTGGTGATTTTAGGAGAGCCAGTGGCGACTTGTAGGCGAGTGCCTGGAAGGGCTTGAGCGAGGAGAGGCGGTGTGGTTGGTCGTGCTGTGTGTCTCCCTTTCACCCTGGGCTACCAACTCCGATCCGTACCGCGCGGGTTGGGGGGCAAAGAGTGTCCCCAAAGTTCTTCACTGATTCACAGAGAGGGAGACCACACCAGACAGAGATGTAGAGAGAGGAGAGTCACAGACGGGAGACCAGAGGGAGCGGAACACAGAAGGGGCAGCGGGCAGGGAGCGGGGAGAAGTGGGGGCGAGCCTCTGAACCCGACCCTAGGGcgctgggaaggagggaggaagagtggatggatgCACGGAGCAGCCCTAGGCGACCAGGGACTCGGGGAGGGGAAAGGGACGCATGGGTTTTCCCAGCGGCAGGATCGGACGCTCGCGTGGCGGCGCTGAGTCCCGGTCCGGTCGGCCCGCTCTCCCTTCCCCGCTGGTCACAGATGCTGAAGCCGCTGGTGGAGAAGCGGCGCCGGGACCGCATCAACCGCAGCCTGGAAGAGCTGAGGCTGCTACTGCTGGAGAGGACCAGGGACCAGGTCAGTTCCACCCCCGGCCCCAGGCTCTTACGCATCCTGGACGTGTGTCCCAGGGCTTTCCACCGGGGTGGGGACATAAGCTGGAGTGGTGACCCTGGTCCAAGGCATCCTTGACCCCAGCCTGGCCTTTGaaaccccaccccacaccctccTCTCTCGCTCTCAGAATTCGATCTTCGCCACCTTGCGGGTCTGTGAGTTTCCTGTCTGGCTCTGTAAACTGAGCTTCCagcgtgcctcagtttccccccttGGGGTTTCTCAAtgtcctcctctacctcctgccccgacccccaccccaccccatcccccccccGAACAAACCAGCTTCAGTTCTGCGGTGGTTTTCACCATCCGGGTTGctgtttcctacacactcacTCCTCCTCACGTGTTGGGAATCGGTTCCACTCCCTCAGGTTGGACAGTCTGGTCTCAGGGTGGgacggggggtggtggtggtggtggtgtttcttGGTCACCTCCACATTCGGTCACGAGTCCTGGGGGCGCCCGCAGCTCCCGTACCcgcccctcccttcttcccccagccactttccccctctctccccacccctttctgtctctgcgccccctcccgcctccctccgtCTGTAGAACCTCCGGAACCCGAAGCTGGAGAAAGCGGAGATCCTGGAGTTCGCCGTGGGCTACTTGAGGGAGCGCAGCCGGGTGGAGCCCCCGGGTACAGCGCGGGGGGTGGGGCAGCGGAGGGAGGGTGCGGTGGGGCGAGTGGGGGGGCCCGGAAGGCTCGGGCTGGGGAAGGGGCGGGCTGTGCGGTGGACGGGGAGCCTGGGGGAGCGGCCCGCGGGGCTCCGCGGCGAGGTTAATGACACCTGCgcgtgtctgtctctgtgtctctctcacccCCCTCTCTACGCGTCCATCTGGTCTCCCGTCTCCGTCTGTGCGCCCGTCTGACCTGGGTACCTCCGCGCCCCGCCCCTTccctcaccccccccaccccgcccccgttGGGCCCCCCGCCCTGCCCGCCTGTCCTCCCGCCGGCTGCACCAGGGGCTCCCCGGTCCCCAGGCCAGGACGCCGAGGCGCTCGCCAGCTGCTACCTGTCGGGTTTCCGCGAGTGCCTGCTTCGCCTGGCGGCCTTTGCGCACGACGCCAGCCCGGCCGCCCGCTCCCAGCTCTTCTCCGCGCTGCACGGCTACCGGCGCCCCAAACCGCCCCGGCCCGAGGCCGTCGAGCCCGGGCTCCCAGCGCCGCGCCCACCGCTGGACCCCGCTTCGCCCATCCTCGGCCCCGCGCGGCACCAGCGCCCCCCCGCGCACCAGGGCCCCCCTAGCCCCCGCTGCGCTTGGTCCCCGTCCCGCTGCTCCCCTCGCGCCGGGGATTCCGGCGCGCCGGCGCCCCTCACCGgactgctgccgccgccgccgccgccttacAGACAAGACGGGGCGCCCAAGGCCCCGCCGCTCCCACCGCCCGCCTTTTGGAGACCTTGGCCCTGAGCTTTTGGGGGGCTGGGGCGGGGGGTCGGGAGTGGGGTAGAGACTCCAGccaagagggcaggagagggatcCGGGCGGGCGTCCGGGCGAGGAGGGCAGCGGGGCGCGCGGGCTCAGCGCGCGGGTGAGATGTGGTTTATATTAGAgtatctatataaatatatattttcctgtCCCTGGCCCCCGCCCCACTTCCCCGTGCGTAGGATTGTACCCTCTCCGCCCCAGCCCAGTCCCGGTCCCTTCCCGAGTCCCTAGTGCATGGAATAAAATGGTTATTCAATCCCGGTGTGTCCCCTAGCCAGGGGCCTGCCTCTATGTCGGCGCCACGCCCACTTGCCCATGCCCTTCTCCCGCCCTTAGGCCTGCTCTCCACGGCCCAAGCCCTGGGGCAGACAGGTAAGTAACGAGCCGAGCGACCGACTTGCGGTTGAAACCGGACTGGAGAGTAAAGTgggtttattttaaatgaaagccCGGAAAAGATCAATAAAACCGACTCTGGTGGGATTCGAACCCACAACCTTTGAATCGCTTTTCCGTCACTAGAAGTCCAATGCGCTATCCATTGCGCCACAGAGCCACATGGCGGGCGGCGCCTTCTTCCAGCTTACGGACACCAGCGTAGAAAACAAAGGGTAGCGCGGGAGTGTGTGTGCACGGAAATGGGCGGGGCGTCCCGGGAGCTGGAGGCGAAGCTCAGGCTAGCGGAAGGAGATGTGGGACACACGGGAGCTAGGTGGGGACCAGGGTGGGCGCAGGCGCAGGAGCAGGAGGGGCCGTCGCGGACTCTGAGCGAGCCCGCGGTGCAAAGCTCGGGCTGCTCCTAGCGTTACCAAGCTCAGGCTTGCTCGGTGCCCAGATCTGATCCCACTCAATAAACTTGTTTTGCCGTAAATCTCCGTGTCTTTGGTTCACTTGTTTCGCCTCTTTAGACTACGTCGTTCAGGGTCTCTGGGGCTCCTCGTTCCGGGTTTGAAATGCACAGCAAACGGAGTCCAGGTCGGTTCGTGCGATGATCTTTGTGCaggcttccttctcctctcttagGAAGAGAACGGGAAATCATGGTTCTCACGCGGGTAGCGTGGCCGAGCGGTCTAAGGCGCTGGATTTAGGCTCCAGTCTCTTCGGAGGCGTGGGTTCGAATCCCACCGCTGCCAGGGCCAGAGTTTTTCTCCGGCGCCACCCTTCTGCAGTAGGAGAATCTTTTATATAAATAAAGGCGACTTTATTCAGTTTTACGACAACCAAAGCTTGGCGAGTGTTTCACCACCAACCTTCTTCCTTACTCTTGCCAACAGAACCCAAGACCCATTCCATATTCATAGCCAAGATTTGTGAGCAACCTTAAAAGTGACCTGTTTATAACCGATCTCCTTTGTAACCATGTCTCGAAATACATTACATTATGCCGTGTCATGTCATATATTTAAATTCAGCACAGATCCCAGTGTATGTAAAGTATTTTCTGTGAGTTCTATCTGGCAGTCCGTGATAGAGACTGCAACTACTCAACATGAAAAACTCCAAAATGATCTGTTTGGATGGTACTACTATAAACATGAAAACGCTAAGGTTCCACCGAGATTTGAACTCGGATCGCTGGATTCAGAGTCCAGAGTGCTAACCATTACACCATGGAACCCCCTCTGCTAGCGGTGCCTCGGAAATTACATACATTATTCTGCATCCTATTTTGCATATCACTCCAACTTTATCATTTACCGAAGCGAAACAAAGCATGAGGGAAACCAACTACTAGATGTGGTTATCGAGTACCTGAGATAGAAATGCTTCTTCTAAACTTGAAGATTACGAAAGACCAAAAATTTAGTTAAAATGCTGACTTTAAAATACCAATTTCAAGTTAGAAtaagattttcaaatatttgtattAAGCGAAATATACTATTAAAAGTAACTTCACCAACTTCTTTTTACTCTTCTTCATGTGACTTTTAGAAAAATTAAACTCGTATTCCTGGTTTACAGACACAGTGCTGCTCCCTCTTACTATCACTGGTCGAAATTCTGTTCCCAATTCATTTATCtacatctctttttaaaagaaagcaatcGTTTTGCTATTATATTGCTCTCGTCAAATAATGGCAAATAGAGATCTGTAGGTGTAGAGGTCTACAAAAGCCAAGCGCCCGAACAGGGACTTGAACCCTGGACCCTCAGATTAAAAGTCtgatgctctaccgactgagctatccGGGCTCTGAGCGAGTGACTGCACTCTTGCCTAAAAGagtatttttctatatttctgtATTGTAGTCATGTTCATTTAAATGACAAGGAAGGATGTATATTTGTGTCTAGGCTCCTGACATAATGAAGCCTAGTTGCTAATGCCGGTGCCTTTCTTAGAGGTCTGTCTAAGGAGGTCGCAGGGGCGGGAGCGCCACGCAGGCTGGAATCCCGAGGTGCCTAGACCGGCCACGCGGGGCCGCTGCGGGCTACGGGTTCCCCTGGTCCCGCCCGTCTTTCTTCCCTGGCCCTGGTGACCTAGATCTCCGCCACCTAGGGCACGTGGGTTGCCTCCCACGGTCTAGCAGGCAGGCTGAGGGAGGACTTGGAGCGTCAAGAATGTCACACGGGGGCCTCCAAATGCCGTCGGGCGGGCCTCCATTCGCTTGGCAGGCCCTATTCCGAAGGAGCTATTGAGGTCGGGAATACCAAAactggggacagagagggaacTAGGCTTGAGGAGGAAATGGGTGTGTCGGTGGCAGGATGGAGAGAACAAGACCACCTGCCGCGTCCTGAGATGAGTGTGCTCTTCACTTGATTGTCGCTGGGGTCACGTGTGATTTATGAATTGGTGCAGCTTTCCGATGTACGGTGTGATTCACATGGCTGATTCACATGTAGGAATTCTGGTGCTCTGGTGCCCATTTCTGGTTTggaaataggaggaaaagggtctggGTGGAAACAGGGGAGTGGGTGAACATGGGCCTCAGGACATTAGTCAAGCCTCTGATCAGGCAGAGGGTAGTGTCCCAGTCACACACGCGTCATCTCCTCCTTGTCTCCCTCTGGCATTTggttcctcctcccttcttccctccctccccaatgGACCCAGTCTCCTGATATCCATCTGGATGAGCCAGCCAGAGGGACCGGCTGTGTGTGTCAGAGGCAAGCAAACAAGTACTAAGGTGCAAGACTGTGGGCGGGGAGAGTACTCCAGAGCTACCAGTGGAGCTCCGGAGAGAAAGAGAGCGCGAGAGAGCGAGCCCAGGGACATCCCAGAGCTGGGCCCTTCCTCAGGCTCGCCCTTCCCCAGCCCCCCAGCCTTCTTCTGCCCAGGAGACGGCACTGTTCTACCTGTAGCTCACCTTCTCTGTTTTTGGGTTGTCGGGTCCCACCATGGCAGTTTACCGCCTGTGTGTAACCACTGGTTCCTACCTGAAGGCTGGCACACTGGACAACATCTACGCTACTTTGGTGGGCACCTGTGGCGAGAGCCCTAAGCAGAAGCTGGATCGTGTGGGCAGGGATTTCGCCACTGGATCGGTGAGTACACAGGAGAGATGGGAGACCTCTACGGAACAGACCTCACCGGGAACCTGACGGAGGGGAGGATTATTCTTGTTGGATTCCTCAAGCGGTGCTGAACTCAGGATGCTCAATATAACCTTGTCACCACTTCCTTTGTGGCCCCTGCCTTTTGAGTGATGATAAACCACGCCAACTGTTCTGAGACAGGGCTGTGGAGAAGAAGGAGCACTTGGAAGGGGCTCTGGGGACTTCCCCTGGCTTCTtggcccctcctcctccacttcttcttctccttcttcttcttcttcttcttcttcttcttcttcttcttattattattattattattattattattattattattattatttccagacagggtttctctggttgtcctgaaattcactctgtagaccaggctggccagaactacctctgcctcctgagtgctgggaataaaggcgcgCACCATCACTGCTTGGCCTGGCTCCTCCCACTATTGACACTAGGCTCTGACCATGGATTTCCTGTTCTCTGGAAAGGGGTCTGCTTCCCTTTGTCAGCCCCTAGGATAGTTTGCTAGTGGCCCTACATAAAAGTGCCCTACTGGCCAAGGAGCCTAGGAACTCCAGCAAAACTCCGCACAGGCGCTAAGTATGGCGCCTGCTTCAGCATGGATGGAGACAGGCTCTTTTTCTCGCCACACAAAGGAACCACACGGATCAGCCAGCGCTCAGGCTTACATGCCAGAATAAGTGGAGGTGTTGTTGCACCCGTCCAAGTGCAAAGACGCCTCAGCACTTCCTCGCCTCTCACTGGCTTGTCTGCTGCCTCCACCACTGCAGGTTCAGAAGTACAAGGTGCGCTGTGCAGCAGAGCTGGGTGAGATCTTGCTGTTGCGCCTACACAAGGAGCGCTTCGCTTTCTTCTGCAAGGACCCCTGGTACTGCAGTCGAGTCAGTATCACGACCCCAGATGGCACCGTTATTCACTTCCCCAGCTATCAATGGATTGAGGGCTATTGCACCGTGGAGCTGCGACCGGGAACAGGTGGGCTAGGGACAAGGGCTGCACAGTACTGAAGCGCCCGTCTCTTTTGGGATTAGGAGTCGAGTCTCACAGAACTCAGGGTGTGGGGAAGAGGATTGGAGTTAGGAATGCTGGGGTCTCAAGTAGAtagcttttgataaagagcattGCTAAAGCCCCAACATGCAAGGGCCTTCTGAGTTTTCTCAGTAGTGTTTCTTCTTCTGGAGgtacacacagacaggcacacacagacaggcacacacagacaggcacacacagacaggcacacacagacaggtacacacagacaggtacacacagacaggcacacacagacaggtacacacagacaggcacacacagacaggtacacacagacaggcacacacacacacacacagacgggcacacacacacacacagacgggcacacacagacaggcacacacagacaggtacacacagacaggcacacacagacaggcacacacagacaggcacacacagacaggtacacacagacaggtacacacagacaggcacacacagacaggtacacacagacaggcatacacagacaggcacacatagacagagacagcagaTGCAGacagataatctcacaccaggcAGCTGACATCTCATGGCATCCCTCTGCATTTCTCCAGAATATGTTCTTCTAGAGCTCAAAAAGTAATTAACTTACAAGCTGATTTCAACAGGTGGGAAAGCCATGGGCATTTAGAGAATTTAGCCACAAAGACCCTGTGCCCTACTTCTTTCTAGCTTTTCTGATGGGGATGAAGTGTCTGGGAAGTGAGTTAGGCTCTCTTATTGAATTTTGGATTTCAAGGATACTGGTGTGAGGCCTTTCTGCTTCCAGAAGTGTCTGTTCCACAGAGGCAGCACTAGGGTtgcttgtgtgtatctgtgtgtgtgtgtgtgtatgtgtgtgtgtgtgtgctgtgataTGTCTCAGAGATGAAAGAAGGGTATTCTACATTAAAGTGAACATCATTTCACAGACTACAATGCACTTTCCATAGACTTTACTATCAGTCCCCACTCACCATCGGAGAACATGAGGgctttattaaaatgtatttattcagcAGTCATCCAGTGTAGGCTATGAACATGATGCCAAGCGCCACGCCAGACACTGGAAGGGCAAACAATGAGTGGGACATGACTTCTGTCCTCAAGGAGAGTATTATCTAGAAAGGAGGCAATCGTGAACAGTGAGGGATGTGGTAATGTCTTCAAATCCATGATGAACAAACAAAGAGTGGGTGGACATTCCCCGAAGTGATGCACACAGAGTCAGCGCAGACTGTTCTCAAGAGGGTTCAGACAACACTCGcagtaggaagcactgtttgAAAAGAGATGTATATGCAGAGTGGTTTTCATTCCCTACAGCAAGAACCATCTGTCAGgactctctccccctccttctggACCACAGGAAACGGGAACTCCAGGCCCGCCAGGAATGCTATCGGTGAGGGCGGCCTAATTTGACTTTTTGCCCCATCTTCATTCACACTTCAGCCTTACTCAGATTGTTCCTAACTCTGACTTCAGTTAAAAACGTGGGAACTCAATCCCACTCTAACAGTGACCTGAGTCTGGACCCAGAATGCCAATACCAATAGTTATcttgggctgggaatgtagctctaGCTCAGGAGTAGAGCGCTTGCCTGCATTCTCTAGATCCCAAGTTTGATCCCTCACACACTCACGTAAAATCCCAAATCTGCCAGGcagtaatcccagcgcttgggaggcagaggcaggcagatctctgtgaattcaaggccagcctggtctacagagtgagatccaggatagaaaaggcacagagagatcctgtcttgaaaaacaaaaaacaaacaaacaatctccctttaaacaacaacaacaaaccccaaatcCAACACCATTAACCATTCTCATCCTCTGACTGCCCCTGATGTAAGTCAGATCCCCAATTTGGAAACAGTATTAATAATAATCTACcattcttgccaggcagtggtggtgcacaccttcaatcccagagaactctctgagttcgagaccaggctggtctacagagtgggttccaggacagccagggctacatagtgaaaccctgtctcaaaaaaacaaaacaaaacagacaaaagttTACCAATCTTAGTGCACCCTCAAACTCACCatactttttatttacttattttcttgagATTGGGGTTGGGAATGTCTTaccaatgtagcccaggctggcccatcACAACCTTCAAATTATTGGGATTTCGGGTGCGTGTTACCACACTCAGTTTATCTTAATCATAATATAAGCCCATCTCTAAATCAGTGTGGGAATTTATGTCACCCTCAAGTGCTATTCCAGGGCTTAGGGCTGTGGTTCAGCAGTACGGTCTGTGCTTAGCACGCACAAGATGCTGAGTTTCACTCCCTATCTGAAGTTCAGAGCCATCACAGAGAAAATCCAATTCTTTGTCACAGAGAATTTTCTCTGTCACAAAGAtatccagaaagcagaaagcagcaGTGGTCACCTGAAGTCATATTTTTAGAAGCTAAGGATCCTGTTTATTCCAAGATTAACCTACTTGTTCTGCCTCCACCCCTGGGCAGCTGGAAGATCTACGCCCCCGGTTTCCCGAGAATGGTGGATGTCAGCAGCTTTGAGGAGATGGAGTCAGATAAGAAATTTGCCTTGACCAAGACAATCCCTTGTGCAGACCAGGATGACAAGTGAGAACCAACGTTTGGAaaggaggtggaggggagggatGTAGACGTTCGTTGAGATGGAGTCCGGCAGTGTGGAGGGAGAGTCCATGAGGAGTACAGTTTTGTCCACCTCTGAGGAGCAGGAGGGGGCACCAGTGATGGTCCTGAAGTGTTTAGTGGAGAGGGTAAGACATTACTTCTGCTCTGGAGCAGAAAGGGCAGGTTGAGCTAATAGTGAGCAGAGAACTATGAAATCTTGGGACAAGACTGAGAAAAGGGATTAAGGGGGCCAGGCTACAGATCCACTGACTGGTTCCTGTTCTCTGTGCCTGCCTCCCCTCAGCTCTGGGAACAGGTACGTGCCTGGCTTACCCATGAAGGTTGACCTCCCATCTCTGTTGCACATGGAGCCCAACATTCGATACTCAGCCACCAAGACAGCCTCACTGATCTTCACCGCCATTCCTGTGTGAGCCCACTGCTTCCCCTGCCCTTCTGAACCCCGTTCCTGCTTTCTGCTCATCCCATGGCCACCTCACAGTTCCCAACCCTTCTCTCTGCCCCTGTTTCCCCTCCCACAGATCTTCacaccttcttttcctttctcctagaTTCCCTTTGCCTTGTCCTTCAATCTCCCTCCCTATGCCTGCTCTCAGGGCAGTTACCCTGGGCAGAGCATGGCCGCAGGAACCATATGAAGTAGGCTATAGAGAGGCTCTGTCCTTAAATCTTGAGGAGGTGAAGCCACATCATGTCAGGTTCAACTCCAAAGCCCATACTTTCTGGATGTGTaactttaattgttgttgttgatttttttttttttttttgagacagggtctctctacatagccctggctgccctggaactcactatgtagaccaggctggccttgaactcacagaggagtgctgggattaaaggcctgaaccATCATGTCCTGACTAATGTAACCTTAATTTTTACATAGTCTCTGGACAATAGCCTGAAGGGTAAAATGACCCACTCACTCTGACCTCATAagtctaaaatttattttattattacttttaaatttatgtgtgtgtctatgtgagtgtgtgccatacgtgtgcaggtgcccaaagaggccagaagatggcatcagatcagTTATAGGTGATTCTGAGCTGCTCCATGTGCGAACTGGTGTCGAACCCAGGCTCTTTGAGAGAAGTTAGTGTCtgtaatcactgaaccatctctccaacccccaccgTAAGTTTCAAGGAAAGACAAGTAAGATAATGCCGAGCACAAAATCTCTCGATCGATGGTCCCTTCAAGGAGATGCCTTTGGTAGAGAGAATCCATGGGATCACTTAAGGAGGCatgttatatagttatatagtgtATAGTTAATGTGATGTCAGGACAAGCGTCATCAGTTTAAGTCCACAGCTAGGATTTTAAGTGTATATGACTAGAGGGAGGAGTCCAATAGGGTCCCCTGGGTACATGAAGAAGGCAGGCCAGCGGGGTTTAGGATGTGGCTCTTCGTTACAAGGGCAGGATTGACACAAGCCtgggagggaggaaatgagagaaaagcAAGTGACGGCTGAGTCCAGGGTGGGGACGGTGAGCCAAGGGTTCTATGAGAAAACGCATCTGGAGTggcatgtggaggcccacaggAAAAGTCGAGAACTGGGTCTTCATtacctgcacatgtgtgtctagaatgagtctttaaaaaaaaaaaaaagacagctgaaAGAGGGTGTAGATGGTCACAGAGGATGGTCTGTGATGATTGGCGTGTGCAGCAGCCACAGGTGGTTCAGACTTCAGGACAAGGATATATTCTCAAACTCAGGCGGAACCATGGGGCATCTGGGAAGGTAGAGAAGCCCCAAGTTGAGTCTGAGAAGGATGTTAAGGTCTAAGCAGGAATGGGATCACCAGTTGGGGGGTTCTGAGTAAGGTCAGAGGGGAGTGGGGGCTGTTCTTAGGCAGGCTTGCAGGAATTTAGGGGGAGTCAAGTGAAGAATGACTTCAAGGTATACTGTGAAGGACATTTGTGGCAATCCCGTGGAAAGGAAAAGTGTGTTTTTGCTTACTTGCCTCCTCAGCTTCTGCCTTCATGACTGTGTTCTCGAAGTTTTTCTCTGTAGCTCGGGCAGGCCTTGATCATGTGACCTTCCTGCCTTAGCCAGGCGAGGAGCTGGGACTATATAGCTGTCTTAGTGACCCCTCG from the Peromyscus eremicus chromosome 8a, PerEre_H2_v1, whole genome shotgun sequence genome contains:
- the Hes7 gene encoding transcription factor HES-7 isoform X1 produces the protein MVTRDRAENRDGPKMLKPLVEKRRRDRINRSLEELRLLLLERTRDQNLRNPKLEKAEILEFAVGYLRERSRVEPPGAPRSPGQDAEALASCYLSGFRECLLRLAAFAHDASPAARSQLFSALHGYRRPKPPRPEAVEPGLPAPRPPLDPASPILGPARHQRPPAHQGPPSPRCAWSPSRCSPRAGDSGAPAPLTGLLPPPPPPYRQDGAPKAPPLPPPAFWRPWP
- the Hes7 gene encoding transcription factor HES-7 isoform X2; the protein is MVTRDRAENRDGPKMLKPLVEKRRRDRINRSLEELRLLLLERTRDQNLRNPKLEKAEILEFAVGYLRERSRVEPPAPAAPGAPRSPGQDAEALASCYLSGFRECLLRLAAFAHDASPAARSQLFSALHGYRRPKPPRPEAVEPGLPAPRPPLDPASPILGPARHQRPPAHQGPPSPRCAWSPSRCSPRAGDSGAPAPLTGLLPPPPPPYRQDGAPKAPPLPPPAFWRPWP